Proteins from a genomic interval of Clostridium scatologenes:
- a CDS encoding HAMP domain-containing sensor histidine kinase translates to MNKRFLCTKLEIKLILSLIFSFVIAVAIFFLLSTIGENILYNYFNKTSFVSNQKNQAMSDFKKYIADNNLKLNDHDKITEWVRREKYVNIYIYKDNKLVYIYNTNNSDTSSNLLQESPIIFSDEALNDIKFNNVNAKIYMECFFEYKYYYIIAFFDTAVAFLCFIVIMLILIKRKTVYIGILENEIKILEGGNLNHQITIKGDDELSSLAQGIDEMRKSFIERLESEDKAHLANSELITAMSHDLRTPLTALVGYLDIIEYKKYKTDENLRQYIHNSREKAYQIKYLSDKLFEYFIVFNTNDDDLELETFDGNELLEQLLGEQSFILEDNGFDFEIESCNAPFFMEINLISIRRVFDNIFSNIIKYADKSESIKVKYYIQKKLLFIYIENEINNNLKAVNSTGIGLRTCKKIIEGHNGKIETEKQENTFFIQIELPIKLSNR, encoded by the coding sequence TTGAATAAGAGATTTTTATGTACAAAATTAGAAATCAAATTAATTCTAAGCTTAATATTTTCATTTGTTATTGCTGTTGCTATCTTTTTCTTACTATCAACAATAGGTGAAAATATATTATATAATTATTTTAACAAAACTTCTTTTGTAAGTAATCAAAAAAATCAGGCTATGTCCGATTTTAAAAAATATATAGCAGATAACAATTTAAAATTAAATGATCATGATAAAATAACAGAATGGGTTCGTAGAGAAAAATATGTAAATATTTATATTTATAAAGACAATAAATTGGTTTATATTTACAATACCAATAATTCTGATACTAGTTCAAATCTATTACAAGAGAGCCCAATAATTTTTTCAGATGAAGCACTTAATGATATTAAGTTTAATAATGTAAATGCAAAAATCTATATGGAATGTTTTTTTGAATACAAATATTATTATATTATAGCTTTTTTTGATACTGCAGTTGCATTTTTATGTTTTATAGTAATTATGCTGATTTTAATAAAAAGAAAGACAGTATATATAGGAATACTTGAAAATGAAATAAAGATACTAGAAGGTGGTAATTTAAATCATCAAATTACCATTAAAGGGGATGATGAACTTTCTTCTTTGGCTCAGGGGATTGATGAAATGAGAAAGTCATTTATTGAAAGATTGGAAAGTGAGGACAAAGCTCATTTAGCTAATAGCGAATTGATTACAGCAATGTCACATGATTTGAGAACGCCACTTACAGCACTAGTAGGATACTTAGATATTATAGAGTATAAAAAGTATAAGACAGATGAAAATTTGAGACAATACATTCATAACAGCAGGGAAAAAGCATATCAGATCAAATATCTTTCTGATAAATTATTTGAATATTTTATAGTATTTAATACTAATGATGATGATTTGGAATTAGAAACTTTTGATGGAAATGAACTTTTAGAACAATTGTTAGGGGAGCAAAGTTTTATATTAGAAGACAATGGATTTGATTTTGAAATTGAATCTTGCAATGCACCTTTTTTTATGGAGATAAATTTAATTTCTATACGTAGAGTTTTTGATAATATTTTTTCTAATATTATTAAGTACGCGGATAAATCAGAGTCAATTAAAGTTAAATACTATATTCAAAAAAAGTTATTATTTATTTATATTGAAAATGAGATAAATAATAACTTAAAAGCAGTAAATAGTACAGGAATAGGACTAAGAACATGTAAAAAAATTATAGAAGGACACAATGGAAAAATTGAAACTGAAAAACAGGAGAATACCTTTTTCATTCAAATTGAACTACCTATAAAACTAAGTAACAGATGA
- a CDS encoding TVP38/TMEM64 family protein, whose protein sequence is MNKSKKIFIFKMFMYLLGICATVLVLKYLPNIIELTMSLDKFRNYIVSLGKLGTIVFIFFQILQTVIAPIPGEVIQVAGGYIYGVSLGLTYTTVGMLLGAIIAFYFTRLIGDSFIKKLMNKKNSKWLNDIMDNKKFSIILFIIFFIPGLPKDFLIYVAGLTPIKPLKFFGILLVSRFPWLLASVSVGSNLHYRNYTSTIIIGSFALIAFILGIIYKDKIINKLSRNNNYKESYKIS, encoded by the coding sequence ATGAATAAATCTAAAAAAATTTTCATTTTTAAAATGTTTATGTATTTATTAGGAATTTGTGCAACTGTATTGGTATTAAAATATTTGCCAAATATTATTGAACTAACTATGTCTCTTGATAAATTTAGAAATTATATAGTTTCTCTAGGAAAATTAGGAACTATTGTATTTATCTTTTTTCAGATACTGCAAACAGTAATTGCTCCAATCCCCGGCGAAGTAATTCAAGTTGCTGGTGGATATATTTATGGTGTATCTTTAGGACTAACTTACACAACAGTAGGTATGCTCTTAGGAGCTATTATAGCCTTTTATTTTACCAGACTCATAGGTGATTCCTTTATTAAAAAGCTAATGAATAAAAAGAATTCTAAATGGTTAAATGATATTATGGATAATAAAAAATTTTCTATCATTTTATTCATTATTTTCTTTATTCCTGGATTACCAAAAGATTTTTTAATATACGTTGCAGGATTAACTCCTATAAAACCTTTGAAATTTTTTGGTATTTTACTTGTTAGTAGATTTCCATGGCTTTTAGCATCTGTAAGTGTTGGATCAAATCTTCATTATAGAAATTATACATCTACAATAATAATAGGTTCATTTGCTTTAATAGCCTTTATTTTAGGAATAATTTACAAAGACAAAATTATAAACAAGCTTTCACGTAATAACAATTATAAAGAATCTTATAAAATTAGTTAA
- a CDS encoding sensor domain-containing diguanylate cyclase, which translates to MKFLYKFTLLIVILIVLGCFVQFVVFNKFFISDTNSLLLSTNEKAAENVSMQLVENLKKVENFLKLVAENDEIRKNQELLNKFNQIVPEVDVVTIVNSKGDILRMSGNVHNPNVSNLAYRDYFQKAIHGKTYISNVFTSTSGNKIVVMSVPILKNGAIDGVVVGTVKLQGNSLASMFDNKEFGKKGYISVLDSNGYVVYHPNKERIGKKSVIFDKLQGKLGFKIMKDYSGKDQFVGFSKVSNLNWYVTVITPTADIMTIRNIIIYETFIGSIIVSVLVILLGIYTIKRYSKPLNKLIFSFNALKDGKYKKIDPHDYEEEFQEMVKVYNNTIGRLEEAHNDLEEAADIDSLTGAYNRRAFNNFLSIVKQEINNCSLKSLGILLLDIDHFKELNDTAGHLAGDNVLKKLAQIMKATAGERSVFRFGGDEFAVVIRNVSDERLLSVAEEIRIKSEAALNGCTVSIGMAKFPKDTHSVDELIDFADKALYISKKSKNKVTVFIKSSDS; encoded by the coding sequence ATGAAGTTTTTATATAAATTTACATTGCTAATTGTCATTTTAATTGTTTTAGGTTGTTTTGTTCAATTTGTAGTATTTAATAAGTTTTTTATTTCTGATACTAATTCTTTATTGTTGAGTACTAATGAAAAGGCTGCAGAAAATGTTAGCATGCAGCTTGTAGAAAATTTAAAAAAAGTTGAAAATTTTCTAAAGCTAGTTGCTGAAAATGATGAAATTAGAAAAAATCAAGAACTTCTCAATAAATTTAATCAAATTGTACCTGAAGTAGATGTAGTAACAATTGTTAATTCTAAAGGAGATATTTTGCGTATGTCTGGGAATGTACACAATCCTAACGTTTCAAATTTGGCATATAGAGACTACTTTCAGAAGGCAATTCATGGTAAAACTTATATAAGTAATGTTTTCACATCAACTAGTGGAAATAAGATAGTTGTAATGTCAGTTCCAATTCTGAAAAATGGCGCCATTGATGGGGTTGTTGTTGGAACTGTTAAATTACAAGGAAATTCCTTGGCATCCATGTTTGACAATAAGGAATTCGGAAAAAAAGGTTATATTTCCGTTTTGGATAGTAATGGTTATGTTGTTTATCATCCTAATAAAGAACGAATTGGTAAAAAGTCTGTAATTTTTGATAAGTTGCAGGGAAAATTGGGTTTCAAGATCATGAAAGATTATTCAGGAAAGGACCAGTTTGTTGGGTTTAGTAAAGTTTCAAACTTAAATTGGTATGTAACTGTTATTACTCCAACTGCCGACATAATGACAATTAGAAATATTATAATTTATGAAACATTCATAGGGTCAATTATAGTAAGTGTTTTAGTTATTTTACTTGGAATATATACAATAAAACGATATAGTAAACCGCTAAATAAGTTAATATTTTCATTTAACGCTTTGAAAGATGGAAAGTACAAAAAGATTGATCCACATGATTATGAAGAAGAATTTCAAGAAATGGTTAAAGTTTATAATAATACAATTGGAAGATTAGAAGAAGCACACAATGATCTTGAAGAAGCTGCTGATATTGATTCTTTGACAGGAGCTTATAATAGACGTGCCTTTAATAATTTTTTAAGTATTGTGAAACAAGAAATAAATAATTGTAGTTTGAAAAGCTTAGGAATTCTTTTACTGGATATTGATCATTTTAAAGAGCTTAATGATACAGCAGGGCATTTAGCTGGAGATAACGTACTAAAAAAGCTTGCTCAAATAATGAAAGCTACTGCTGGGGAACGTTCTGTATTTCGCTTTGGTGGAGATGAATTTGCTGTTGTAATTCGTAATGTTTCAGATGAAAGATTGTTATCTGTTGCAGAAGAAATTAGAATAAAAAGTGAAGCAGCTTTAAATGGATGTACGGTTAGTATTGGTATGGCTAAATTTCCAAAAGATACACATTCCGTGGATGAATTGATAGATTTTGCAGATAAAGCTCTTTATATAAGTAAAAAAAGCAAGAATAAAGTAACTGTTTTCATAAAATCAAGTGATTCTTAG
- a CDS encoding ABC transporter ATP-binding protein — translation MYEENTNDPISFDTEMSIEKAKDTKKTVKRLIKLLFKQKWKIIVVIFFAVISLTFTMTAPLIFSKAINTVYEGIKNMSSTGSFNIDFNIIKKLSLLLLFIYLLSSLANYIQQNIMASVSQTLVLSIRKEISKKFSKIPLKYYDTHSKGEILSRISNDLEKVSDTLQSGMMQFITATLTIIGAVILMFSINWILALIAIFTIVMGIIATSIIGKKSINYFSNRQESLGKFNGQIEEYFTGQMVVKTFNLEDEIIDKVKISNDKLYIDEKKAQFITYAINPLIRLMNQMGYVIIASLGAIFVIQGKLSIGLIQAFFQYVDQASEPLTEAAYILNSMQAAIASLERVFEILDETEEKADTINHKTISAPKGNIIFEDVKFGYGKDLIITGIDLDVKAGEKVAIVGPTGAGKTTLINLLMRFYELNGGKIKIDGIDITKLKRSHLRSLFGMVLQDSWLFDGSIKDNISYSRDRATISEVKEAAKLAKADYFIRTLPHGYDTVLNDENSSISQGQKQLLCIARAILANPYILILDEATSSVDTRTELEIQHAMDNLMKGRTSFIIAHRLSTIKNADKILVMDKGNIVEQGNHDELLAKGGLYSDIYNSQFTIKAS, via the coding sequence ATGTATGAAGAAAATACAAATGACCCAATTTCTTTTGACACCGAAATGTCCATAGAAAAAGCTAAAGATACCAAAAAAACTGTAAAAAGATTGATAAAGCTGCTTTTTAAACAAAAATGGAAAATAATTGTTGTAATATTCTTTGCTGTTATAAGTTTAACCTTTACAATGACTGCTCCATTGATTTTTAGTAAAGCTATTAATACCGTTTATGAAGGAATAAAAAATATGTCTTCTACTGGTTCTTTCAATATAGATTTTAACATTATAAAAAAACTTTCGCTATTATTGCTTTTTATATACTTACTATCTTCATTAGCTAACTATATACAGCAGAATATAATGGCTTCAGTATCCCAAACATTAGTATTATCTATAAGAAAAGAAATAAGTAAAAAGTTTTCAAAAATTCCTTTAAAATATTACGATACACATAGTAAAGGTGAAATTTTAAGCAGAATATCAAATGATTTAGAAAAAGTATCTGATACCTTACAATCGGGAATGATGCAGTTCATAACAGCAACACTTACAATTATAGGAGCTGTTATTCTAATGTTTTCAATAAATTGGATATTAGCGTTAATTGCTATTTTTACTATTGTCATGGGAATTATAGCTACTTCAATAATTGGGAAAAAAAGCATCAATTATTTTTCAAACAGACAAGAATCTCTAGGTAAATTTAATGGGCAAATAGAAGAATATTTTACTGGTCAGATGGTGGTAAAGACTTTTAATTTGGAAGATGAAATAATCGATAAAGTTAAAATATCCAATGATAAATTATATATTGATGAAAAAAAAGCTCAATTTATTACCTATGCTATAAATCCTTTAATTCGTTTGATGAATCAAATGGGATATGTAATAATAGCATCTCTTGGTGCAATATTTGTCATTCAAGGAAAGTTGTCAATAGGATTAATTCAAGCCTTTTTCCAATATGTAGATCAAGCCTCAGAACCTCTAACTGAAGCCGCTTATATTTTAAATTCAATGCAAGCAGCTATTGCTTCACTGGAACGTGTATTTGAGATTTTAGATGAAACAGAAGAAAAGGCAGATACTATAAATCACAAGACAATATCAGCACCAAAAGGTAATATAATATTTGAAGATGTAAAGTTTGGATATGGAAAAGACCTTATAATCACAGGAATAGACTTAGATGTAAAAGCAGGTGAAAAAGTTGCTATAGTTGGTCCAACTGGTGCAGGAAAGACTACCTTGATAAACCTTCTTATGAGATTCTATGAATTAAATGGTGGAAAAATAAAAATTGATGGTATTGATATAACCAAACTAAAAAGAAGTCATTTACGTTCTTTATTTGGAATGGTACTGCAGGATTCCTGGTTATTTGATGGAAGTATAAAAGATAACATTTCATATAGCAGAGATCGAGCCACAATTTCAGAAGTTAAAGAAGCTGCAAAGCTTGCCAAAGCTGATTATTTTATACGGACTCTTCCTCATGGCTATGATACAGTTTTAAATGATGAGAATTCTTCAATATCACAAGGGCAAAAGCAGCTTTTATGCATTGCCCGTGCTATTTTGGCAAACCCTTATATTTTAATACTTGATGAAGCAACTTCAAGTGTAGATACACGCACAGAATTAGAAATACAACACGCTATGGATAATCTTATGAAAGGGAGAACAAGTTTTATAATAGCACACAGATTATCTACAATTAAAAATGCAGATAAAATACTGGTTATGGATAAAGGAAATATTGTTGAACAAGGAAACCATGATGAATTATTAGCTAAAGGCGGCTTATATAGTGATATATATAATAGTCAATTTACTATAAAAGCTTCTTAA
- a CDS encoding ABC transporter ATP-binding protein — MLKLFKHFKTNKILLVSLFIIILLKTIGILYIPTLTAKIINNGVIKGDIHYVLRTGGIMIGVAIFTGVLAILSTYLSANLSGTLSRDIRIKMFSHAQKLSIHDFKHFSTSSLITRCTSDVNQIENTVTMFFEMIIPVPFITIVGMFFAFSKDKYMAFIIFITGVIFILFNILISKKVINLSLKMQTELDKINSRVRQYISGIRIIRAFNREKHEKNLMDAAFTDYANINIEMNKILAVAMPAIMAVMNVCAVAILWFGSIRVSQGAMLIGDIMAVIEYSIIIFVFLVMAIIVLLNVPRASACSRRILEVLEYEPEIAEEKTPEILPHGKKTLEFRNVTFSYKDAEKPVLKNLNFTCESGKTTAIIGATGSGKSTIGKLIPRLHEIQGGEILINGVNIKDLSQKTLRNAVSFSPQKAFLFSGTISDNIRHGKKDATIEEIKDAAKLAQADEFIAEQKHNYDSFVAQGGSNFSGGQRQRLCIARTLVKKSDVYVFDDSFSALDYKTDAKLRKAIKPRLKDAIVITIAQRISTIMDADQIIVLEEGKIAGIGTHKELLKNSSIYMQIAQSQLSKEELA, encoded by the coding sequence ATGCTAAAACTATTTAAACACTTTAAAACTAACAAAATACTTTTAGTTTCACTATTTATAATCATATTACTGAAAACTATAGGTATATTATATATTCCAACACTAACTGCAAAAATAATAAATAATGGAGTAATAAAGGGTGACATACATTATGTATTAAGAACTGGTGGAATAATGATAGGTGTTGCAATATTTACTGGAGTACTGGCTATACTTTCTACTTATTTATCTGCCAATTTATCAGGAACACTTTCTAGAGATATTAGAATTAAAATGTTTTCTCATGCACAGAAATTATCAATACATGATTTTAAACATTTTTCTACTTCATCTTTAATCACAAGATGTACAAGTGATGTAAATCAAATTGAAAATACAGTAACTATGTTTTTTGAAATGATTATTCCAGTACCTTTCATAACCATAGTAGGAATGTTTTTTGCCTTTTCTAAAGATAAATATATGGCTTTTATAATTTTTATAACAGGAGTAATTTTTATATTATTTAATATACTCATAAGCAAAAAAGTTATAAATTTATCGCTTAAAATGCAAACTGAATTAGATAAAATAAATTCCAGAGTGAGGCAATATATTTCAGGAATAAGAATTATACGTGCTTTTAATCGTGAAAAACATGAAAAAAACTTGATGGATGCTGCATTTACAGATTATGCAAATATTAATATAGAAATGAATAAAATACTAGCTGTAGCTATGCCTGCAATAATGGCTGTAATGAATGTTTGTGCTGTTGCTATTTTATGGTTTGGATCAATTAGAGTAAGCCAAGGAGCTATGCTTATTGGTGATATTATGGCTGTTATTGAATATTCAATAATTATATTTGTATTCTTAGTAATGGCTATAATTGTATTACTTAATGTACCACGTGCCAGTGCATGTTCAAGACGTATATTAGAAGTATTAGAATATGAACCAGAAATAGCAGAAGAAAAAACACCTGAAATTCTTCCACATGGCAAAAAGACTTTGGAATTTAGAAATGTAACATTTTCTTATAAGGATGCTGAAAAACCTGTTCTAAAAAATCTTAATTTTACATGTGAAAGTGGTAAAACTACTGCTATCATAGGAGCTACTGGTTCTGGAAAAAGTACTATTGGTAAGCTAATACCAAGACTTCATGAAATACAAGGCGGGGAAATTTTAATAAATGGTGTTAACATAAAGGATCTTTCTCAAAAAACCTTAAGAAATGCAGTAAGTTTTTCACCTCAAAAAGCATTTCTCTTTAGCGGAACCATATCTGACAATATAAGACATGGTAAAAAGGATGCTACTATAGAAGAAATTAAAGATGCTGCCAAATTAGCTCAAGCAGATGAATTTATTGCAGAGCAGAAACATAATTATGATTCCTTTGTAGCACAAGGTGGCAGCAATTTTTCAGGTGGCCAAAGACAAAGGTTATGTATAGCAAGAACTTTAGTTAAAAAAAGTGATGTATATGTATTTGATGACAGCTTTTCTGCTTTAGACTATAAAACAGATGCAAAGCTTAGAAAAGCTATAAAACCAAGATTAAAGGATGCCATTGTTATAACCATTGCTCAAAGAATAAGTACAATTATGGATGCAGATCAAATTATAGTTTTAGAAGAAGGAAAAATAGCAGGAATAGGAACTCATAAAGAACTTCTTAAAAATTCCTCTATTTACATGCAAATAGCACAATCTCAATTAAGTAAGGAGGAATTAGCATAA
- a CDS encoding response regulator transcription factor: protein MKNILIADDNYEIREIVRILLESEGYNVMEAVDGEDAVIKVDKNIDLIILDIMMPIKSGFKACVEIREKTSAPILFLTAKTQDSDKCMGFSSGCDDYLSKPFSYTELVSRVKALLRRYYVYKGKEKVNSNEDINIDGLIINTTSNEVFIDNKEIILTETEYRILLLMAQNRKKVFSAQNLYESVWKEPYFYSCNNTIMVHIRNLRRKLEKEPQNPKYIKTVWGKGYRIE from the coding sequence ATGAAGAATATTTTGATTGCAGATGACAATTATGAAATAAGAGAAATAGTTCGTATTTTATTAGAGAGTGAAGGTTATAATGTTATGGAAGCTGTAGATGGTGAAGATGCTGTAATTAAAGTTGATAAAAATATAGATTTGATCATACTTGATATAATGATGCCTATAAAATCTGGATTTAAAGCATGTGTAGAAATTCGTGAAAAAACAAGTGCTCCTATTCTGTTTTTAACTGCTAAAACACAGGATTCAGATAAATGTATGGGATTTTCTTCCGGATGTGATGATTATCTATCAAAACCATTTTCTTATACAGAACTTGTTTCAAGAGTTAAAGCACTACTTAGAAGGTATTATGTATATAAAGGAAAAGAGAAAGTTAATTCAAATGAAGATATTAATATAGATGGATTAATAATAAACACAACTTCAAATGAAGTGTTCATAGATAATAAAGAGATTATACTCACAGAAACTGAATATAGAATATTATTGCTTATGGCACAAAATCGAAAGAAGGTATTTTCAGCACAAAATCTGTATGAAAGCGTTTGGAAAGAACCTTACTTTTATTCTTGTAATAATACCATTATGGTACATATAAGAAATTTGAGAAGGAAGTTAGAAAAAGAACCACAAAACCCTAAATATATAAAAACAGTATGGGGAAAGGGGTATAGGATTGAATAA
- a CDS encoding winged helix-turn-helix transcriptional regulator, translated as MNKDTIEKFPNQRKRQKDFKCSLGFAMTVIGSKWKAIILWHILKTDSIRYGELKKSIPNISHKILSQELKNLEMDGLIKRIAYATIPPKVEYISTDIGKSLENILNELCLWGKKYMD; from the coding sequence ATGAACAAAGACACTATTGAAAAATTTCCCAATCAAAGAAAAAGGCAAAAGGATTTTAAATGTTCATTGGGATTTGCCATGACTGTAATCGGCAGCAAGTGGAAGGCCATAATATTATGGCATATATTAAAAACTGATTCTATAAGATACGGAGAACTAAAAAAATCTATTCCTAATATAAGTCACAAAATACTATCTCAAGAATTAAAAAATCTGGAGATGGATGGCCTTATTAAAAGGATTGCTTATGCTACTATTCCACCTAAGGTAGAATATATATCTACAGATATAGGCAAATCACTAGAAAATATCCTAAATGAACTGTGCCTTTGGGGTAAAAAATATATGGATTAG
- a CDS encoding MarR family transcriptional regulator yields the protein MQKLIEAGYIEKKRDDIDKRMWRLYPKEKALKTYTFIIEEENRNIQACINNFNEEEKKLVSKLIKKMRKNIENDWKEIKIR from the coding sequence ATACAGAAACTTATTGAAGCAGGATATATAGAGAAAAAAAGAGATGACATTGATAAAAGGATGTGGAGACTTTATCCAAAGGAAAAAGCACTAAAAACATACACATTTATTATTGAAGAGGAAAATAGAAATATTCAAGCTTGTATTAATAACTTTAATGAAGAAGAAAAGAAATTGGTCAGTAAATTAATTAAAAAAATGAGAAAAAATATTGAAAATGACTGGAAAGAAATAAAAATTAGATAG
- a CDS encoding MerR family transcriptional regulator, which produces MNDFISSKKYLSISAFSKLAGISRKNLIYYDEIEILKPAFVKENGYRYYSYSQLDEVSILLALKDLDIPLKEIKNYMKNVSPDNLINLIADQKKKILEELNRLNQMNYIIEQRINNAPVISNINCGEILLEYCEEEVLFLGPEYLYDCNNFEDDFISFLNYCETKKVLYGYPLGVYVDYDSLVPDNVRMYRYFYKVSKDTDLIEKTIKPAGLYVITYDNSYLAEDISIFDNVIKFIEKNHLSACGNVYIENISDEIITKNPDKYLSKISVQVKELNYIN; this is translated from the coding sequence ATGAATGATTTTATAAGTTCCAAAAAGTATTTATCTATAAGTGCTTTTTCTAAATTAGCTGGCATAAGTAGAAAAAATTTAATATATTATGATGAAATAGAAATATTAAAACCTGCATTTGTAAAAGAAAATGGATATAGATATTATTCTTATAGTCAATTAGATGAGGTAAGTATTCTTCTTGCTCTAAAAGATTTGGACATTCCATTAAAGGAAATAAAAAATTACATGAAAAATGTATCTCCAGATAATTTGATTAATTTGATTGCTGATCAGAAGAAAAAAATATTAGAAGAACTTAATAGATTAAATCAAATGAATTATATTATAGAACAGAGGATTAATAATGCTCCAGTAATATCTAATATCAACTGTGGAGAAATATTATTGGAATATTGCGAAGAAGAAGTACTGTTTTTAGGACCTGAGTATTTGTATGATTGTAATAATTTTGAAGATGATTTTATTAGTTTTTTGAATTATTGTGAAACTAAGAAAGTACTATATGGTTATCCTCTAGGTGTTTATGTTGATTATGATAGTTTAGTTCCTGATAACGTTAGGATGTATAGATATTTTTATAAGGTTTCGAAAGATACGGATTTAATAGAAAAGACCATAAAGCCAGCAGGTCTTTATGTTATAACCTATGATAATAGTTATTTAGCTGAAGATATTAGTATTTTTGATAATGTAATCAAGTTTATAGAGAAAAACCATCTTAGTGCTTGTGGAAATGTTTATATAGAAAATATATCAGATGAAATAATTACTAAAAATCCAGACAAATATTTATCAAAAATTTCTGTACAAGTTAAAGAATTGAACTACATAAACTAA